The Amycolatopsis mongoliensis genome includes a window with the following:
- a CDS encoding universal stress protein gives MGAAYRTVVVGTDGSESSFAAVDRAAAVAGDAGATLVIACAFYPASKSDVDKAQDVLGDEAYQVVGSAPAEDTLQSARDRAVRAGAEKIDTIAVKGDPVDSLRKVVHEREADLLVVGNRGLNTIAGRILGSVPAEVARKSGVDVLIVHTT, from the coding sequence ATGGGTGCGGCATATCGGACCGTGGTGGTGGGCACGGACGGCTCGGAGTCCTCGTTCGCGGCGGTGGACCGCGCGGCGGCGGTGGCCGGCGACGCGGGCGCCACGCTCGTCATCGCGTGTGCGTTCTACCCGGCCAGCAAGTCCGACGTCGACAAGGCCCAGGACGTCCTCGGCGACGAGGCGTACCAGGTCGTCGGCTCGGCCCCGGCCGAGGACACCCTGCAGTCGGCGCGGGACCGGGCGGTGCGGGCCGGCGCGGAGAAGATCGACACGATCGCGGTGAAGGGCGACCCGGTCGACTCGCTGCGCAAGGTCGTGCACGAGCGCGAGGCCGACCTGCTCGTGGTCGGCAACCGCGGGCTGAACACGATCGCCGGCCGGATCCTGGGCTCGGTGCCGGCGGAGGTGGCGCGCAAGTCCGGCGTGGACGTGCTGATCGTCCACACGACCTGA
- a CDS encoding chromosome segregation protein codes for MSLGDERELVPLGAGFDVAKRGYSRAQVDEHLERLDADLKMLTADRDAAIAQAGDLARQLEIARGEIADLRGQVDRLAQPPTSVEGLSERLQRMLRLAQDESADTRARAEAEAGHIRAKAETDASAMRARYEQLLTELDLRRKEMEAEHRKVLEDARAQAKEITDKAEAERTRLDTESADRRTKVEEDFEIAMASRRTEAMRVLAEQEAASKAEAARRVQEATQDAADIRAKVLEEEKAAKADIDRRQRESVAEANKRRQDSITEANARLAEAADEARRRVTTATEESNRRITQANERVDALRKVRGGLAEQVRAARAVLAEAHTVLGDEVKVPADVTADLKAEDLKADKPAADTGKTTPVGDVEETIRIKASDVPKPQPAAKQPTPKQAAKPAPKPTPRPSGAQKATGE; via the coding sequence ATGAGCCTTGGCGATGAACGGGAGCTTGTGCCGCTGGGAGCCGGCTTCGACGTGGCGAAGCGGGGATACAGCCGAGCGCAGGTCGACGAGCACCTCGAACGGCTGGACGCCGACCTGAAGATGCTCACCGCGGATCGGGACGCCGCCATCGCACAGGCCGGTGACCTGGCCCGGCAGCTGGAGATCGCGCGCGGCGAGATCGCGGACCTGCGCGGGCAGGTCGACCGGCTGGCGCAGCCGCCGACGAGCGTCGAAGGCCTGTCCGAGCGGCTGCAGCGGATGCTGCGCCTCGCGCAGGACGAATCGGCCGACACGCGCGCTCGCGCCGAAGCCGAGGCCGGGCACATCCGGGCCAAGGCCGAAACGGACGCGAGCGCCATGCGTGCCCGCTACGAGCAGCTGCTCACCGAGCTCGACCTGCGCCGCAAGGAGATGGAGGCGGAGCACCGCAAGGTGCTGGAGGACGCCCGCGCGCAGGCCAAGGAGATCACCGACAAGGCCGAGGCGGAGCGCACGCGGCTCGACACCGAGTCGGCGGACCGGCGCACCAAGGTCGAAGAGGACTTCGAGATCGCGATGGCCTCGCGCCGCACCGAGGCGATGCGCGTGCTGGCCGAGCAGGAGGCGGCGAGCAAGGCCGAGGCCGCCCGCCGCGTCCAGGAAGCGACGCAGGACGCCGCCGACATCCGCGCGAAGGTCCTCGAAGAGGAGAAGGCCGCGAAGGCCGACATCGACCGCCGTCAGCGGGAGTCGGTCGCGGAGGCGAACAAGCGCCGCCAGGACTCGATCACCGAGGCGAACGCCCGGCTCGCGGAGGCCGCCGACGAGGCGCGGCGCCGCGTGACGACGGCGACCGAGGAGTCGAACCGGCGGATCACCCAGGCCAACGAGCGCGTCGACGCCCTGCGCAAGGTACGCGGCGGGCTGGCCGAGCAGGTCCGCGCGGCGCGGGCGGTGCTGGCCGAGGCGCACACCGTCCTCGGTGACGAGGTCAAGGTGCCCGCGGACGTCACGGCCGACCTGAAGGCCGAAGACCTGAAGGCGGACAAGCCGGCGGCCGACACCGGGAAGACGACGCCGGTGGGCGACGTCGAGGAGACCATCCGGATCAAGGCGTCCGACGTCCCGAAACCGCAGCCGGCCGCCAAGCAGCCGACCCCCAAGCAGGCGGCCAAGCCCGCGCCGAAGCCGACTCCGCGGCCAAGCGGAGCGCAGAAAGCGACTGGCGAGTAA